A section of the Gammaproteobacteria bacterium genome encodes:
- a CDS encoding anthranilate phosphoribosyltransferase encodes MTNTAVDLEMRSYLQRIATGPELSKDLSEEEAYRAMTHILAGSADEVQSAIFLIALRMKRETDAENCGALRALLDSTVQVRCAVVTDILHIADPFDGFVRGLPAAPFLPAVLAACGIATVSSGARQVGPKYGISHCQVLEAAGAAVGLVPAEAAVRLDDPTCGWAYVDQRHACPGLHQLVDLRSRIVKRALLTTLEVLLAPVLGQQSTHLVTGYVHKPYLPIYAMLARRAGFASAAIVRGVEGGVIASLNQPSKLLRFTADRDNEELRLDPALAGITSKVRAVPLPDAVSPASAQSELPDEDEMRRRVLAAAQAGRLALAGAPGPMRDSLIYGAAVCLLHRGVEISLKGASATVRSVLDSGLPTARFDAGCH; translated from the coding sequence ATGACAAATACAGCGGTCGATCTTGAAATGCGTTCGTATCTGCAGCGCATTGCGACCGGACCTGAACTCAGTAAAGACCTCTCCGAAGAAGAGGCTTATCGCGCGATGACCCATATTCTTGCTGGGTCAGCCGATGAAGTGCAGAGCGCGATTTTTTTGATTGCACTGCGCATGAAGCGCGAAACCGATGCTGAGAACTGCGGCGCACTTCGGGCACTTCTCGACAGCACAGTACAGGTGCGCTGCGCTGTTGTTACTGACATTTTGCATATTGCAGACCCTTTCGACGGATTTGTTCGTGGGTTACCAGCAGCCCCTTTTCTACCCGCAGTTCTTGCCGCCTGTGGTATCGCCACGGTCAGTTCGGGCGCTCGGCAGGTCGGGCCGAAGTACGGTATTTCTCACTGCCAGGTCCTCGAGGCCGCGGGTGCGGCAGTGGGGCTGGTTCCGGCTGAGGCAGCAGTGCGGCTTGATGATCCGACCTGTGGTTGGGCATACGTGGACCAAAGGCACGCCTGTCCGGGTCTGCACCAGCTGGTTGATCTTCGGTCACGAATTGTGAAACGGGCGCTGCTGACGACGTTGGAGGTACTGCTGGCCCCGGTCCTGGGTCAGCAGTCAACGCACCTGGTTACGGGGTATGTCCACAAACCTTATCTGCCAATTTATGCGATGCTGGCCCGCAGGGCAGGATTTGCATCTGCTGCGATTGTTCGCGGTGTGGAGGGCGGCGTTATTGCTTCTCTGAATCAGCCGTCGAAACTGCTGCGTTTTACTGCTGATCGTGACAATGAAGAACTTCGGCTTGATCCTGCGCTGGCTGGCATTACATCTAAGGTTCGTGCAGTACCACTGCCTGATGCAGTGTCGCCGGCGTCCGCACAGAGCGAACTGCCGGACGAAGACGAAATGCGCCGGAGAGTACTGGCCGCAGCTCAGGCCGGACGTCTAGCACTGGCCGGCGCACCGGGCCCGATGCGCGACAGCCTGATCTACGGTGCGGCAGTGTGTCTGCTACACCGGGGTGTCGAAATAAGTTTGAAGGGTGCTTCTGCCACTGTTCGGTCTGTGCTGGACAGTGGCCTGCCAACGGCGCGCTTTGACGCAGGTTGTCACTGA
- a CDS encoding LysR family transcriptional regulator: protein MHITIRQLQVFEAVARQLSYTRAAEELHLTQPAVSMQVKQLENSVGLPLFEQIGKRVFMTQAGETMLRHAQTIMRHLVSAQEEMDELKGVDSGRLRIAVASTVNYFATRLLATFARLHPSVQITLDVTNRETLLEKLEGNQPDIVLMGKPPKDLDLDADDFMDNPLIMIARPDHPLSGHRSIALKEVNEETFVVRESGSGTRIAMERFFDQESFAPSATIEMTGNETIKQSVDAGLGLAIVSVHTVELELALERLIRLDIQGMPIMRRWYVGNRRGKRLSPTAQAFRQFVLDEGARQAVT from the coding sequence ATGCATATTACCATTCGCCAGTTGCAGGTCTTCGAAGCCGTCGCCCGCCAGCTGAGTTATACCCGTGCGGCTGAAGAACTCCACCTCACGCAGCCGGCAGTTTCAATGCAGGTTAAACAGCTGGAAAATTCGGTCGGATTGCCGCTGTTCGAGCAGATTGGTAAGCGCGTATTCATGACTCAAGCGGGTGAAACGATGTTGCGCCACGCGCAGACCATCATGCGCCACCTGGTCTCCGCGCAGGAAGAAATGGACGAACTCAAAGGCGTGGATTCAGGCCGGCTGCGCATCGCCGTTGCTTCTACCGTAAACTATTTCGCCACACGACTGCTCGCCACTTTTGCCCGTTTGCACCCCAGTGTTCAAATCACACTTGATGTGACCAACAGAGAAACCCTGCTGGAAAAACTTGAAGGCAATCAGCCCGATATCGTCCTGATGGGTAAGCCACCTAAGGATCTGGATCTCGATGCGGACGATTTTATGGACAATCCCCTGATTATGATTGCGCGACCCGATCATCCATTGTCCGGGCACCGTTCAATAGCCTTGAAGGAGGTAAATGAAGAAACATTTGTTGTGCGCGAGTCCGGGTCTGGGACCCGTATCGCGATGGAACGGTTTTTCGATCAAGAATCTTTTGCTCCCAGTGCAACCATCGAAATGACAGGGAATGAGACTATCAAACAGAGTGTCGACGCCGGCCTGGGACTGGCGATCGTTTCTGTACACACCGTCGAACTTGAACTCGCGCTCGAGCGACTGATCCGTTTGGATATCCAAGGAATGCCAATCATGCGCCGCTGGTACGTTGGCAATCGGCGTGGTAAACGGCTTTCGCCAACAGCTCAGGCATTCCGCCAGTTTGTGCTGGATGAGGGCGCAAGGCAGGCTGTCACTTGA
- a CDS encoding LysR family transcriptional regulator, translated as MADRRLQVFTTVARLLSFTKAADVLHMTQPAVTFQIRQLEEYFNTRLFDRTHNRIALTAAGELVKSYGDRIIAQYSEMDNEIRKLTGDVSGPLIIGASTTIGEYVVPGVLGDYQVKFPEVTVRLRVTNTLGIIHMVENNEIDIGIVEGPIGNKNLATRVCWQDELVLVMPPNHALAGPDPVRPDEIMQYPFISREEGSGTRQVITDYLTENELSFSDVNLAMEFGSPESIKSAVAAGLGISILSIATLDKELSLGLLEKSSLAPPLKRPFTIVYQRQKFRLRAMEEFLLFVKDHCDTAGLTGGQADNSN; from the coding sequence ATGGCTGACAGAAGATTGCAGGTATTTACAACAGTAGCCAGGCTGTTGAGTTTTACCAAGGCTGCCGACGTGCTGCATATGACGCAGCCGGCAGTGACATTCCAGATCCGTCAGCTGGAGGAATACTTCAATACCCGTCTTTTCGATCGAACACATAACCGGATTGCACTGACCGCGGCAGGTGAACTGGTGAAGTCATATGGCGACCGGATCATCGCGCAGTACAGTGAAATGGACAATGAGATACGAAAACTCACGGGCGATGTTTCGGGCCCCCTGATTATTGGCGCAAGCACAACTATTGGTGAATATGTGGTACCAGGTGTCCTCGGAGACTACCAGGTGAAATTTCCGGAGGTGACGGTGCGTCTGAGAGTCACAAACACTCTCGGTATTATCCACATGGTGGAAAACAACGAAATTGATATTGGTATTGTTGAAGGTCCAATCGGCAACAAGAATCTGGCCACTCGAGTCTGTTGGCAGGATGAACTGGTACTGGTGATGCCGCCGAATCACGCGCTAGCTGGACCAGATCCTGTCAGGCCTGACGAGATCATGCAGTATCCGTTTATCAGTCGTGAGGAAGGGTCTGGCACACGGCAGGTTATCACCGACTATCTGACTGAAAACGAGCTGTCGTTCTCAGATGTGAACCTGGCGATGGAGTTCGGCAGTCCTGAGTCGATCAAAAGTGCAGTCGCAGCAGGTCTGGGAATTTCGATTTTGTCGATCGCAACGCTGGATAAGGAACTCAGCCTGGGCCTGCTTGAGAAATCCAGTTTGGCTCCTCCGCTCAAACGGCCGTTTACGATTGTTTACCAGAGACAGAAATTTCGTCTGCGGGCGATGGAGGAATTTCTCTTATTTGTAAAAGACCATTGTGATACGGCTGGTCTCACGGGCGGACAAGCTGACAATAGCAACTGA
- a CDS encoding RNA pyrophosphohydrolase, with translation MKQLSSLGAHSMKQPDDQSIDKDGYRPNVGIILCNGRSQVLWARRSRHDGWQFPQGGVERGESVLDAVYRELYEEVGLLPEHVDVIGHTQEWLRYDVPRTYIRSQGMVFRGQKQMWYLLHMLADDNQVCLDHAERPEFDEWRWVDYWQPLKQIVSFKRRVYRRALTELEPMVMRIDLHTRASHISDC, from the coding sequence ATGAAACAATTGTCGTCTTTGGGTGCACACTCGATGAAACAGCCAGACGATCAATCCATTGATAAAGATGGTTATCGACCTAACGTCGGGATCATTTTGTGTAATGGTCGGAGTCAGGTGCTTTGGGCCCGACGCAGCCGCCATGACGGCTGGCAGTTTCCCCAAGGTGGGGTCGAAAGGGGAGAATCAGTGCTGGATGCCGTCTACCGCGAACTCTACGAAGAGGTCGGCCTATTGCCTGAGCATGTCGACGTGATTGGGCATACACAAGAATGGCTGCGCTATGATGTACCCCGAACCTACATTCGCTCTCAAGGAATGGTGTTTCGAGGTCAGAAGCAAATGTGGTATCTGCTGCATATGCTGGCCGATGACAATCAAGTCTGCCTTGATCATGCCGAGCGCCCCGAGTTTGACGAATGGCGGTGGGTCGATTACTGGCAGCCTCTGAAACAGATCGTGTCGTTCAAGCGCCGAGTGTATAGGCGAGCTCTGACCGAACTCGAACCCATGGTGATGCGGATTGACCTGCACACGCGAGCGTCACATATTTCTGACTGCTAG
- a CDS encoding macro domain-containing protein, whose product MIDVMIADITTLDVSVVVNAANETLLGGGGVDGAIHQAAGPELKTYCAKLGGCRTGEARLTPGFGLVPPWIIHTVGPVWKGGSAGEAALLQCCYENCFALALDAGLASIAFPAISTGVFGYPKVDAAAIAVSVMCQHQGQFERIVACCFSESDAQDYRALLTGSSV is encoded by the coding sequence TTGATCGACGTGATGATCGCTGATATCACGACGCTCGACGTATCGGTCGTGGTTAATGCCGCCAATGAGACACTGCTGGGCGGTGGGGGTGTTGATGGTGCGATTCACCAGGCAGCAGGGCCTGAGCTCAAGACCTACTGTGCAAAACTGGGCGGGTGCAGGACCGGGGAGGCGCGGTTGACTCCCGGCTTTGGGCTGGTCCCACCCTGGATCATTCACACCGTTGGTCCAGTGTGGAAAGGCGGTAGCGCGGGGGAAGCGGCGCTGTTGCAGTGCTGCTACGAGAACTGTTTCGCGTTAGCGCTGGATGCCGGCCTGGCATCCATCGCTTTTCCGGCCATCAGTACGGGTGTATTCGGGTATCCCAAGGTAGACGCTGCAGCAATTGCGGTCTCCGTGATGTGTCAGCACCAGGGTCAGTTCGAGCGGATCGTTGCGTGTTGCTTCAGTGAATCTGATGCACAGGACTACAGGGCGCTGCTGACAGGCTCTAGCGTCTGA
- a CDS encoding adenylyltransferase/cytidyltransferase family protein — MNSKHKIFQSRDQFRTQLDKVTRPLVFTNGCFDILHRGHVDYLEQAAQLGATLLVAVNSDGSIRALGKGEDRPINSLADRLAVLAALSSVDLAIGFEEETPLELIRLCRPDWLVKGGDWPVSEIIGADLVQDNGGMVHTIPIRYPCSTSTLLKKIRTEKR, encoded by the coding sequence TTGAATTCCAAGCACAAGATTTTTCAGAGCCGAGACCAGTTTCGGACACAACTGGACAAGGTCACGCGGCCGCTTGTCTTCACCAACGGCTGCTTCGATATTCTGCACCGGGGGCACGTTGATTACCTAGAGCAGGCGGCACAGTTGGGTGCTACATTGCTCGTAGCCGTGAACAGTGACGGGTCAATCCGAGCACTGGGCAAGGGTGAAGACCGGCCAATCAATTCGCTGGCCGACCGGCTGGCGGTACTGGCCGCGCTGAGTTCCGTCGACCTGGCGATCGGATTCGAGGAGGAGACGCCGCTGGAACTGATTCGCCTGTGCCGACCGGATTGGCTGGTCAAAGGCGGTGACTGGCCTGTTTCCGAGATTATCGGCGCCGATCTGGTACAGGATAATGGAGGAATGGTCCACACCATCCCTATCCGCTATCCCTGCTCAACCAGCACGCTGCTTAAAAAGATCCGCACCGAAAAACGTTGA
- a CDS encoding BON domain-containing protein yields the protein MTLSGCTPPLKNVGLGLLLLAGSFLAGGCVPAIGLLAVDVVRDEREPRAYWQDNKAEMDIRLSIYRTSTISDTNVSVTIWNAVVLLTGEVPDQRAIDRILDIAKSHHYTRQIVNRIELAGRTNAASRVNDSWLTGRVKTALVVSRTVDPTRFKVVTERANVYLMGLVTSAEAAAAVMIVRSVPGVVRVIKVFEYI from the coding sequence ATGACACTGTCAGGCTGCACACCACCCCTAAAGAACGTTGGCCTGGGCCTGTTGCTGTTGGCCGGCTCATTCCTGGCCGGTGGCTGTGTTCCTGCCATAGGCTTACTGGCTGTTGATGTCGTACGAGACGAGCGGGAACCGCGCGCTTACTGGCAGGACAATAAGGCCGAAATGGACATACGGCTTTCAATCTACCGGACCAGCACGATTTCAGACACCAATGTCAGCGTCACGATCTGGAATGCCGTGGTGCTGCTGACTGGCGAAGTACCCGACCAGAGAGCCATCGACCGTATTCTGGACATTGCGAAGTCTCATCATTACACCCGCCAGATTGTGAATCGGATCGAGTTGGCTGGCCGGACCAATGCGGCCAGCCGTGTTAACGACAGCTGGCTGACTGGCCGCGTAAAAACTGCGCTGGTGGTATCGCGCACAGTGGATCCGACGCGCTTCAAAGTTGTTACCGAAAGGGCAAATGTCTATCTCATGGGCCTGGTCACCTCGGCTGAAGCAGCCGCGGCTGTGATGATCGTGCGCAGCGTTCCCGGTGTGGTGCGCGTTATCAAGGTATTTGAGTACATCTAA
- a CDS encoding SIS domain-containing protein, whose product MDPEQKIRQHFETSAAIALKTQAAIGLQVVEAARRVATVYDNGGKVLLCGNGGSASDALHFSAELLCRYEKERQPLAAIALPADTATLTAAGNDYDFSQIFARQIGGLGRPNDVLIVFTTSGQSPNILEATKAAASAGLGVIALTGRDGGPLADLLGTNDLELRVPADSTARIQEAHGIIIHCICDLIDLHMTGETRL is encoded by the coding sequence ATGGATCCTGAACAAAAGATCAGACAACATTTCGAGACCAGCGCCGCGATCGCACTCAAGACCCAGGCCGCAATCGGTCTACAGGTGGTCGAAGCGGCGCGCCGGGTCGCCACCGTCTACGACAACGGCGGTAAGGTCCTGCTCTGCGGTAACGGGGGTTCGGCGAGCGACGCGCTGCACTTTTCCGCAGAATTGCTGTGCCGCTATGAAAAAGAACGCCAGCCGCTGGCCGCGATCGCCCTGCCGGCCGATACAGCTACACTCACCGCTGCGGGCAACGACTACGATTTCAGTCAAATTTTTGCCCGCCAGATCGGCGGTCTGGGCAGACCAAACGACGTATTGATCGTTTTCACGACCTCCGGCCAGAGCCCGAACATTCTTGAGGCCACCAAGGCTGCTGCATCTGCCGGACTCGGCGTCATCGCGCTGACCGGGCGGGACGGTGGTCCCCTGGCGGATCTGCTTGGCACGAATGATCTGGAACTGCGGGTTCCGGCCGACTCAACAGCCCGTATCCAGGAAGCCCACGGTATAATCATACACTGCATATGTGACCTTATTGACCTTCATATGACAGGAGAGACGAGGCTATGA
- a CDS encoding YraN family protein: MHNSHIKRRPPGSHHWSEDIAAEFLQRQGLVLLLRNYRSRTGEIDLIMIDGQTLVFIEVKQRRDSQFGRPEEAVSRAKQAKLRRTAASYLQRHDRLQSRPCRFDVVAITGSPHAPDCRWIQNAFH, encoded by the coding sequence TTGCACAATAGCCACATCAAGCGCCGACCACCTGGAAGTCATCACTGGTCTGAGGATATTGCCGCTGAATTCCTGCAACGGCAGGGCCTGGTACTGCTGTTGAGAAACTATCGCAGTCGAACGGGTGAAATCGACCTGATCATGATCGATGGCCAAACGCTCGTTTTTATAGAAGTCAAGCAACGTCGTGACAGCCAGTTTGGCCGACCCGAAGAAGCGGTCAGCAGGGCTAAACAGGCGAAACTGAGACGCACCGCAGCCAGCTATCTGCAGCGCCATGACAGGTTACAATCCAGGCCCTGTCGTTTTGATGTGGTTGCGATCACGGGCAGCCCACATGCGCCGGATTGTCGCTGGATTCAGAATGCCTTCCACTAA
- the rsmI gene encoding 16S rRNA (cytidine(1402)-2'-O)-methyltransferase, with translation MSVSRSGTLYVVATPIGNLGDLTVRAAEILTSVDLIAAEDTRHTRILLQHIGVSKRLFSLHQHNERARSRQIIDSLLRGENIALVSDAGTPLISDPGYLLVRDCLARGLPVLTVPGASAVTAALAVCGLPTDRFAFEGFLPSRLSARRRMLQDLAQEPRTLVFFESPRRLKATLADMVWVLGGVRRVSVLRELTKRFEETVLATLGEMAERFENDDDPVRGELVIIVEGCQDPVAQRLVSPDDVLPILAEHLQPGTASQAAVKLFGGRRNDYYDQILALTKQDVSDG, from the coding sequence ATGAGCGTTTCCAGATCTGGTACGCTGTATGTGGTGGCGACACCGATCGGCAATCTGGGTGATCTGACTGTCCGGGCAGCTGAGATTCTGACATCGGTGGACCTGATCGCCGCCGAAGATACGCGGCACACACGGATTCTGCTTCAACATATCGGTGTGTCGAAACGACTGTTCTCGTTGCACCAGCACAATGAACGTGCGCGAAGTCGTCAGATCATCGACTCTCTGCTGCGTGGTGAGAATATTGCGCTGGTCAGTGATGCTGGAACACCGCTGATCAGCGATCCGGGGTACCTGCTCGTCCGAGATTGCTTGGCCCGAGGACTGCCGGTCCTGACGGTTCCCGGCGCCAGTGCCGTGACAGCGGCACTGGCTGTGTGTGGTCTACCGACAGATCGTTTCGCCTTTGAAGGGTTTCTGCCATCTCGATTGTCTGCAAGGCGAAGGATGCTTCAAGACCTGGCCCAGGAGCCCCGTACCCTGGTCTTTTTCGAGTCACCGAGGCGTTTAAAGGCGACACTTGCCGACATGGTCTGGGTTCTGGGCGGTGTGCGGCGCGTCTCGGTTTTGCGGGAGTTGACAAAGCGTTTTGAAGAGACTGTGCTGGCGACACTGGGTGAAATGGCGGAGCGCTTTGAAAACGATGATGATCCGGTCAGGGGGGAACTGGTGATCATCGTCGAGGGCTGCCAAGACCCGGTCGCCCAACGTTTAGTGAGTCCTGACGACGTTTTGCCGATACTCGCCGAACATCTGCAACCCGGTACAGCGAGTCAGGCAGCCGTCAAGTTGTTCGGCGGTCGTCGCAACGATTATTACGACCAAATCCTGGCATTGACCAAGCAGGATGTCTCAGATGGCTGA
- the mraZ gene encoding division/cell wall cluster transcriptional repressor MraZ yields the protein MFRGASSLNMDQKGRFAVPAKYRQVLTERCDGQFVLTVNNTGERCLWLYPQDEWEQIERKVVELPSFDPLAQALKRLLIGYATDCDLSSGGRIRVSAPLREFAGLEKHIVLIGQGNKFEIWDEGLWKVKCDEWLLKQPEDRQLPIELESLSL from the coding sequence ATGTTTCGTGGTGCAAGCTCCCTCAACATGGATCAAAAAGGACGGTTTGCCGTCCCCGCGAAATACCGTCAGGTACTTACTGAGCGCTGTGATGGTCAGTTCGTGCTGACGGTTAACAACACCGGGGAACGCTGTCTCTGGTTGTATCCCCAGGATGAGTGGGAGCAGATCGAAAGAAAGGTCGTCGAGTTACCCAGTTTCGATCCGTTAGCACAGGCGTTGAAGCGGCTTTTGATCGGCTATGCCACGGATTGTGATCTTTCAAGCGGGGGACGGATACGCGTCTCCGCGCCATTAAGGGAATTTGCAGGTCTAGAAAAACACATTGTATTGATCGGACAGGGAAATAAGTTTGAGATCTGGGATGAAGGCCTTTGGAAAGTGAAGTGCGATGAATGGCTGTTGAAGCAGCCCGAGGATCGGCAGCTTCCCATTGAGCTTGAGTCGCTCTCGCTCTAG
- the rsmH gene encoding 16S rRNA (cytosine(1402)-N(4))-methyltransferase RsmH, producing MSVNGHEPVMTREVVQALNVQTDGTYVDATFGRGGHTRAILSYLGPAGRVLAIDRDPEACRCAKQMSETESRLTFVQASFSELFEMVNSHGLVHRVTGLVLDLGVSSPQLDSHERGFSFNGDGPLDMRMNPDMGQSAADWLNAVTELQLRNCLRELGEERYSRRIARAVVAARTSQPLSRTVELADIVARAVPTREPGKHPATRTFQAIRMQVNQELGELKSVLPQALSVLEPGGRLVVISFHSLEHRAVKQFLRQSASGDPYPPDLPVTHDQIRPAVKILSKPLRPGKQEVEANPRARSAVLRAAEKTANADS from the coding sequence ATGTCAGTCAACGGACACGAGCCGGTCATGACGAGAGAGGTCGTGCAGGCGCTTAACGTCCAAACCGACGGTACCTATGTCGATGCGACATTTGGCCGTGGAGGTCATACCCGAGCTATTCTGAGTTATCTAGGTCCGGCCGGACGAGTTCTTGCAATCGATCGAGACCCGGAAGCCTGTCGCTGTGCGAAGCAAATGTCTGAGACCGAAAGCCGGCTGACGTTTGTGCAGGCGTCGTTTTCTGAACTGTTCGAAATGGTTAACTCCCACGGGCTTGTTCACCGGGTGACAGGGCTTGTACTCGATCTTGGTGTATCGTCTCCACAGCTCGACAGTCATGAACGTGGTTTCAGTTTCAATGGTGACGGCCCACTGGATATGCGTATGAACCCGGATATGGGTCAGTCTGCCGCAGACTGGTTGAATGCAGTCACTGAACTACAGCTCCGAAATTGCCTGCGCGAGCTTGGCGAGGAGCGCTATTCAAGAAGAATTGCTCGAGCCGTTGTTGCTGCGCGGACCAGTCAGCCGCTGTCGCGCACGGTAGAACTCGCTGACATCGTAGCACGCGCGGTACCGACCCGAGAACCGGGCAAGCACCCAGCAACCCGGACTTTTCAAGCGATCAGGATGCAGGTCAATCAGGAGCTCGGTGAGCTGAAGTCAGTATTGCCACAGGCACTGAGTGTTCTTGAACCCGGCGGCCGTCTGGTCGTGATCAGTTTTCATTCCCTCGAACATCGTGCAGTCAAGCAGTTCCTGCGCCAGTCTGCCAGCGGTGATCCTTATCCGCCGGACCTGCCGGTTACCCATGATCAGATTCGGCCTGCTGTGAAAATATTGAGTAAGCCACTTAGGCCTGGCAAGCAGGAGGTTGAGGCCAATCCTCGCGCCCGCAGTGCCGTACTCAGGGCGGCTGAAAAAACCGCAAACGCAGACTCATGA
- the ftsL gene encoding cell division protein FtsL yields MKILIGLVVAVVGSALSTVLIRHENRQVFLEVRDAEIQRDRLNDEWGKLQLEQATWSLHSLIAFEARHKLGMVPPDPQDTVVLRLESSR; encoded by the coding sequence ATGAAGATACTGATCGGTCTTGTCGTTGCGGTGGTTGGCAGTGCATTGAGCACAGTGTTGATTCGACATGAAAATCGACAAGTGTTTCTTGAGGTCAGGGATGCAGAAATTCAGCGTGATCGTCTTAACGACGAATGGGGAAAACTTCAACTGGAGCAGGCGACCTGGTCGCTACACAGCCTGATTGCATTCGAGGCCCGGCACAAACTGGGCATGGTGCCCCCAGACCCGCAGGACACCGTCGTTTTGCGACTTGAGAGTTCAAGATGA
- a CDS encoding penicillin-binding protein 2, which produces MSQLPQKLQKFYPRRHWICFAVMLLGFIGLFARAFQVQVLESSQLRSEGEIRQIRTLPVKPVRGVIMDRQGEILAVSTPLDAITADPRELRKAGPDLERLAAALNIPLKQITSRLDLLANKKFVYLRRHLPPDRAQQIQQLGIRGVATQREYGRYYPAGALAGHIVGFTDIDDHGQEGIERSFDNHLAGVEGQKRVLIDARHRVVEDVESVRPVHHGRNLLLSLDLRIQAAMRRHLRKAVLQNQAAGGSAVMLNCDTGEVLAMVNLPDFNPNDREDITAGHFKNRAVTDVFEPGSTIKPFTLSLALAQGVFTPDSRIMTGPGVHYVGGRRIRDIRDYGDLSFAEVLIKSSNVGTAKVALEMAPEALYNTLSTVGFGHITGIELPGEQSGRLLNRERWLPVDHAWLSFGYGLSTTLLQLARAYGVIATEGMLVPVTIRLDAKTQPGIRVLPADVARQITAMLERVVSEGTATRAVVPNYRVAGKTGTVHKIKPGGGYEKDRYRSLIAGFAPVSDPRFVLVVMIDDPKGGKHFGGEVAAPAFGHIMADALRLHRVAPDALKSTLEIVARSSDLRTGA; this is translated from the coding sequence ATGAGCCAATTGCCTCAAAAGCTGCAGAAATTCTACCCCCGGCGACACTGGATCTGCTTTGCAGTGATGTTGCTTGGGTTCATAGGATTGTTTGCCAGAGCATTTCAGGTCCAGGTGCTTGAGAGCAGTCAACTGCGAAGTGAGGGAGAAATCAGACAGATCAGAACGCTTCCAGTTAAACCGGTGCGGGGTGTGATCATGGACAGGCAGGGTGAGATCCTGGCCGTCAGTACACCACTGGACGCGATTACAGCAGATCCCCGAGAACTTAGAAAAGCCGGACCTGACCTCGAACGGCTCGCTGCTGCGTTGAATATCCCCCTCAAGCAGATCACCAGCAGATTAGATCTGCTGGCCAACAAGAAATTCGTCTATCTCCGTCGGCATCTCCCACCAGACAGAGCGCAGCAGATTCAACAGCTGGGTATCCGCGGTGTCGCTACCCAGAGGGAATATGGCCGTTACTACCCGGCCGGAGCTCTGGCTGGACACATTGTTGGATTTACGGACATCGATGACCACGGACAGGAAGGCATAGAGCGGTCTTTTGACAATCACCTGGCGGGTGTAGAGGGTCAGAAACGGGTTCTGATTGATGCCCGCCACCGTGTTGTTGAAGATGTTGAGAGTGTTCGACCCGTGCACCATGGTCGGAATCTGCTTCTGAGTCTCGATCTTAGGATTCAGGCGGCAATGCGCAGACATCTGCGCAAAGCCGTCCTACAGAACCAGGCAGCTGGTGGTTCTGCCGTCATGCTCAATTGCGACACCGGTGAGGTGCTGGCGATGGTCAACCTGCCGGATTTCAACCCCAATGACCGGGAGGACATCACAGCTGGGCACTTTAAGAACCGTGCAGTCACGGATGTATTTGAACCGGGTTCAACGATAAAACCATTTACCTTGTCTTTAGCCCTCGCCCAGGGTGTGTTCACCCCTGACAGCAGAATTATGACCGGTCCTGGTGTGCATTATGTGGGCGGTCGTCGTATTCGGGACATCCGGGATTATGGAGATCTCAGTTTTGCGGAAGTGTTGATCAAATCAAGTAATGTCGGTACAGCAAAAGTAGCATTGGAAATGGCGCCTGAGGCGCTGTACAACACTTTGAGTACCGTAGGATTCGGCCACATTACTGGGATTGAACTGCCAGGTGAACAGTCGGGGCGGTTGTTGAATAGGGAACGCTGGCTCCCGGTGGATCATGCCTGGCTGTCTTTTGGATATGGCCTGTCAACAACATTGCTGCAGCTGGCCCGGGCTTATGGGGTAATTGCCACCGAGGGGATGCTGGTGCCGGTAACCATACGCCTGGATGCCAAAACTCAACCCGGCATAAGGGTGCTTCCTGCTGATGTCGCCCGCCAGATCACCGCGATGCTCGAACGGGTTGTCTCCGAGGGCACAGCGACCCGGGCGGTGGTACCGAATTACCGGGTGGCGGGTAAGACCGGTACGGTACACAAAATCAAGCCTGGTGGCGGCTATGAAAAGGATCGTTATCGGTCTTTGATTGCCGGTTTTGCACCGGTGTCTGATCCGCGCTTTGTTCTAGTCGTGATGATTGACGATCCCAAAGGTGGCAAACATTTCGGGGGTGAGGTCGCAGCACCGGCCTTCGGGCATATTATGGCCGACGCTTTACGATTACATCGAGTTGCACCAGACGCGCTCAAATCGACACTCGAAATTGTAGCCCGCAGCAGCGACTTGAGAACGGGCGCATGA